Sequence from the Burkholderiaceae bacterium DAT-1 genome:
CGCGAACGCCGCTATCGGGAATGGCGTGAAGAACGTCGTGAGCGTGAATGGCGCCATCACGAATGGCACGAACATCACCGCGATCATCGCTGGTAAGTCAGCGGCGAAAGAGATACTCGAACGTCAGAATACCTAATGCAGTCAGCGCAAACGAGCCCAGCATATGCATGCCGGCCGTAAGTAGTGCAGCACCCGGCTGACCTCGGTGGAGCATGGACACGACTTCGCTTGAAAACGTGGAAAATGTAGTGAGTCCACCGAGAAACCCCGTGATGGCAAACAATCGCCATTGCGGGGGCAGAGAAGGATGAAACGCAAAAAAAGCGAAGGCAAGTCCCACCAGATAGCCGCCAATCAGATTTGCCGCCAGCGTACCCAGCGGCATGATCGATTGTATCGCGTTTAACCAGAGGCCCAGCTGCCAGCGCAGCAAGGCCCCGAGCGCCGCCCCGATGGAAATAGCTGCGACGCTCCAGATCATTAACGCGGCTTCTTAATTACCTGCACGCCGAGTTGCTTCAGCTTGCGATACAAGTGCGTACGTTCCAGACCCACCTTATCGGCCACGCGGCTCATATTGCCACCCTCCAGACCAATATGATGCTCGAAGTATGCACGCTCGAACTCATCGCGTGCTTCGCGAAGCGGCTGATCAAAATTAAATTGAGAGCTAGGTGCCGAGGCGGCAGATTGGCGCGAGGGCGCAAACTGCGCCAGCACACGGTTCACCGGCACTGCATCCACGTCGGACTCCAGTGCGGTAAGCGCAAGGCTCTTGACGATATTGTGTAGTTGCTCGTGATTGCCAGGCCAGTCGTGCTGACGCAAGGCATTGAGCGCGGCCGAGGTAAAACGACGCGGCCCGAGTTTGGATGACTCCACTACCTGACTGAGGATGTGCTCAGCAAGTTCCGGAATGTCATCACGATGTTCGCGCAGCGCAGGCAGCGGCACTACCAGTTGTGATAGGTAGGCGAACAGGGCAGGATCGAAACGATCCAGCAGTTCGGGCAGGCTCTTGGCTGTAGCGCAAATCAGACGGACATTGTGCTTTTCCAGCTTCGGCAGCAGCGCCATCAGGGCGCATTGTGCCTTGCGCTCGTAGTGACCCACATCACGCAGGAACAAGGTGCCACCCGCTGCGCGCTGAACCAATTCGGCACCATTCTCGATCATGGCATCCTGACTATCGGGTGCCACAAACGGAGTAGTCGGTGCGGTGAGGTAACGAGCGCACACCATAAAGCCGCTGCCGGGTTCGCCGGTGAGCAATACCGGCATCGCCAGACTCTGTGCTTGATCGAGTTGCTTTTTGAGTTGCTGGATCAGCTGGCTCTTGCCGAGCGCGGCCAGTGAGTTATCCGGTGCCTTGGGTTGAATCTCGCCATGCTTGAGTGCGCGTTTGACTGTCGCCAGCAGCTTTTGCAGGCCGATTGGCTTTTCGAGGAAATCGAAGGCGCCGATGCGCGTGGCTTCCACTGCGGTATCGATGGTGGCATGACCACTCATCATTACCACCGGCATGGTCAGCTGACCATTGCTGGCCCATTCCTTGAGCAGGGTGACACCGTCGGTATCTGGCATCCAGATATCCAGCAATACCATGGCCGGTCGACCCTGATTACGCAGCTGACGGGCTTGCGCAGCATTTTCTGCAACA
This genomic interval carries:
- the crcB gene encoding fluoride efflux transporter CrcB; amino-acid sequence: MIWSVAAISIGAALGALLRWQLGLWLNAIQSIMPLGTLAANLIGGYLVGLAFAFFAFHPSLPPQWRLFAITGFLGGLTTFSTFSSEVVSMLHRGQPGAALLTAGMHMLGSFALTALGILTFEYLFRR
- a CDS encoding sigma-54 dependent transcriptional regulator, which gives rise to MGSNEILIVDDEIGIRELLSEILLDEGYRVSVAENAAQARQLRNQGRPAMVLLDIWMPDTDGVTLLKEWASNGQLTMPVVMMSGHATIDTAVEATRIGAFDFLEKPIGLQKLLATVKRALKHGEIQPKAPDNSLAALGKSQLIQQLKKQLDQAQSLAMPVLLTGEPGSGFMVCARYLTAPTTPFVAPDSQDAMIENGAELVQRAAGGTLFLRDVGHYERKAQCALMALLPKLEKHNVRLICATAKSLPELLDRFDPALFAYLSQLVVPLPALREHRDDIPELAEHILSQVVESSKLGPRRFTSAALNALRQHDWPGNHEQLHNIVKSLALTALESDVDAVPVNRVLAQFAPSRQSAASAPSSQFNFDQPLREARDEFERAYFEHHIGLEGGNMSRVADKVGLERTHLYRKLKQLGVQVIKKPR